The following coding sequences lie in one Rhizobium sp. ZPR4 genomic window:
- a CDS encoding DUF2325 domain-containing protein — protein sequence MFHCSIVGTCLTTTELRQMLAKAGDIDTKTATDHVLHSRGVRAAGQRDIAAKLLNKALDRRHERILKQFSKLSTPAEIKAQWDKAVDDGDISGAYWAVMSHPASDRPLMNDIFGEVHMLSHLVGSSSRLDLARLRKLQLDVEARDEKIDRQEARLQAAAQDNVILQKRIEELEQSLRRAQAAVGDPVSAGAGQRQEARLSEKLQAAGERAEGYEKRLASSEAKLVEARLQVSVLLEENQILKHELDLLEAAIAPDAHPAAATDTDGYETLLYVGGRPSLFDRLRKLAESRNIELLFHDGGVEDNLSLLPALVGRASSAVFPVDCISHSASDMVKRLCRDSDKTYLPLRSASLASFAAVIAAPLAAE from the coding sequence ATGTTCCATTGTTCGATTGTCGGCACATGCCTGACGACGACGGAGCTGCGGCAGATGCTGGCGAAAGCAGGTGATATCGATACGAAGACGGCGACCGACCATGTCTTGCATAGCCGCGGTGTCCGGGCAGCCGGCCAGCGTGACATTGCCGCCAAGCTTCTGAACAAGGCGCTCGATCGTCGTCACGAACGCATTCTCAAGCAGTTTTCAAAGCTTTCGACCCCGGCGGAGATCAAGGCTCAGTGGGACAAGGCCGTCGATGACGGCGATATATCGGGAGCCTATTGGGCCGTCATGAGCCATCCTGCCAGCGATCGTCCGCTGATGAACGATATTTTTGGCGAAGTGCATATGCTGTCGCATCTCGTCGGCAGCTCCAGCCGTCTTGATCTGGCACGTTTGCGTAAGCTGCAACTGGATGTCGAGGCGAGAGACGAGAAGATCGACCGCCAGGAGGCCCGTCTCCAGGCGGCAGCTCAAGACAATGTCATCCTGCAAAAGCGCATAGAAGAACTGGAGCAAAGCCTGCGGCGCGCGCAGGCGGCTGTCGGCGATCCCGTTTCCGCAGGCGCGGGGCAACGTCAGGAGGCAAGGCTTTCGGAGAAGCTGCAGGCAGCCGGGGAGCGCGCCGAGGGATACGAGAAACGTCTTGCATCTTCCGAGGCGAAGCTTGTCGAAGCCCGGTTGCAAGTGTCCGTCCTTCTCGAAGAGAATCAAATATTGAAGCATGAGTTGGATCTGCTCGAGGCGGCCATTGCGCCGGACGCTCATCCTGCCGCTGCGACAGATACGGATGGGTATGAGACGCTGCTTTATGTCGGCGGCCGCCCGAGCCTGTTCGATCGCTTGCGGAAACTCGCCGAAAGCAGGAACATAGAGCTGCTGTTTCATGATGGTGGCGTCGAGGACAATCTTTCCCTGTTGCCGGCCCTGGTCGGGAGGGCATCATCGGCGGTTTTTCCGGTTGATTGCATCAGCCATTCGGCCTCCGACATGGTGAAGCGGCTTTGCCGCGACAGCGACAAGACGTATCTGCCGCTTCGCTCGGCAAGCCTGGCGAGTTTCGCCGCTGTGATTGCTGCGCCCCTGGCGGCTGAATGA
- the msrB gene encoding peptide-methionine (R)-S-oxide reductase MsrB, with the protein MLNRRRVLLATVLGAIGLRLGYGSAAAKTSMNFPVSHTDQEWRKILTADQYAVLREEGTERPFTSPLLNEHGKGNFACAGCNQDAFSSATKFDSGTGWPSFWAPLDTAVATSRDTSFGMARDEVHCTRCGGHLGHVFNDGPKPTGLRYCMNGVAMTFHRAAA; encoded by the coding sequence ATGCTGAACAGACGACGAGTGCTTCTGGCAACGGTTCTTGGTGCCATCGGCCTGCGATTGGGCTACGGCTCTGCTGCAGCCAAAACCTCCATGAATTTCCCCGTTTCGCATACGGATCAGGAATGGCGGAAGATTTTGACGGCGGACCAATATGCCGTCCTCAGGGAAGAGGGAACCGAGCGTCCCTTCACCAGCCCGCTACTGAACGAGCACGGCAAGGGGAATTTCGCCTGCGCCGGCTGCAATCAGGATGCGTTTTCCTCGGCCACGAAATTCGACAGCGGCACCGGCTGGCCAAGCTTCTGGGCGCCGCTCGACACCGCCGTGGCAACGTCGCGCGATACCTCCTTCGGCATGGCGCGCGACGAAGTACATTGTACTCGCTGCGGCGGCCATCTCGGGCATGTCTTCAACGATGGGCCGAAGCCGACTGGGCTGCGCTACTGCATGAACGGCGTCGCCATGACATTCCATAGGGCTGCTGCCTGA
- a CDS encoding cytochrome c biogenesis protein DipZ — translation MLLFILAYLGGVLTIVSPCILPVLPFVFARAGQPFLRSTLPLLVGMAATFAAVATLAAFGGGWAVTANEYGRYAAMALLAVFGIILLFPSLSDRLTRPLVSLGARLSQSADHASRSGGSTIAASLLLGVATGLLWAPCAGPVLGLILTGAALQGASVGTTLLLLAYALGAATSLALALLIGGRVYQAMKQSLGIGEWLRRGVGVAVLIAVVAIAMGLDTGLLTQASLASTASLEQNLVDRFHAQDPNKPSSVIMKSDGGAMMSAKPDGAAGGGSMTMAMAQKPAAAQLPVEGSVPSLDGAVQWLNSQPLTAAGLKGKVVLVDFWTYSCINCLRAIPYVEAWAQKYKDQGLVVIGVHAPEFAFEKNVDNVKKAIADLGITYPVAIDNNYAIWRAFDNEYWPAHYFIDAQGQIRHHHFGEGDYDQSERVIQQLLAEAGKSNVAGDIVNVKATGAEAASNEADVQSPETYVGYLRSQNFVDDAGAVNDSAHDYVAGMPKLNEWGLAGNWTVGPQEATSNSADSRLYYRFHARDLHLVLGPSMDGKPVRFQVTVDGKPPGDSHGVDTDANGNGVVAGQRLYQLVRESGPISDHTFEIKFLDPGAQAYAFTFG, via the coding sequence ATGCTTCTGTTTATTCTTGCCTATCTCGGCGGCGTTCTGACGATCGTCAGCCCCTGCATTCTGCCCGTCCTGCCATTCGTCTTTGCGCGGGCGGGCCAGCCTTTTCTGCGCAGCACGTTGCCGCTGCTGGTCGGCATGGCGGCGACCTTTGCCGCCGTCGCGACACTTGCCGCCTTCGGCGGCGGCTGGGCTGTGACAGCCAACGAATATGGACGTTATGCGGCCATGGCGCTGCTTGCGGTTTTCGGCATCATCCTTCTCTTTCCGTCGCTTTCGGATCGTTTGACGCGGCCTCTCGTCTCGCTTGGCGCACGGTTGTCGCAATCGGCCGATCACGCCAGCCGCAGCGGAGGATCGACGATTGCTGCATCGCTGCTGCTGGGCGTCGCGACGGGTCTGCTCTGGGCGCCCTGCGCTGGCCCCGTGCTTGGCCTCATCCTGACGGGAGCTGCGCTACAGGGCGCGAGTGTGGGTACGACATTGCTTCTGCTTGCCTACGCGCTGGGTGCTGCCACATCGCTTGCACTTGCGCTTCTGATCGGTGGCCGGGTCTATCAGGCGATGAAGCAATCGCTCGGGATCGGCGAGTGGCTGCGCCGCGGTGTCGGTGTCGCGGTTCTGATTGCCGTCGTTGCAATTGCCATGGGGCTCGATACCGGCCTGTTGACGCAGGCGTCGCTTGCAAGCACCGCATCGCTTGAACAGAATCTTGTCGACCGTTTCCATGCCCAGGATCCGAACAAACCCTCATCTGTCATCATGAAGAGCGATGGCGGCGCGATGATGAGTGCAAAGCCGGATGGAGCAGCTGGCGGCGGTTCCATGACGATGGCCATGGCGCAAAAGCCTGCTGCCGCACAGCTGCCGGTCGAAGGCTCCGTTCCCTCGCTCGACGGCGCAGTGCAATGGCTGAATTCGCAGCCGTTGACGGCGGCCGGCCTGAAGGGCAAGGTCGTGCTCGTCGACTTCTGGACCTATTCCTGCATCAATTGCCTGCGTGCCATTCCCTATGTCGAGGCATGGGCGCAGAAGTATAAAGATCAGGGCCTTGTCGTCATCGGCGTGCATGCACCCGAATTCGCCTTTGAGAAGAACGTCGACAATGTGAAGAAGGCGATCGCAGATCTCGGCATTACCTATCCCGTTGCGATCGACAACAATTATGCGATCTGGCGCGCCTTCGACAACGAATATTGGCCCGCACACTACTTCATCGACGCGCAGGGGCAGATACGCCACCATCACTTTGGCGAAGGCGATTACGATCAGTCCGAAAGGGTGATCCAGCAGCTTCTTGCTGAAGCCGGCAAGAGCAATGTCGCGGGCGATATCGTGAACGTAAAGGCGACAGGTGCGGAGGCCGCCTCCAACGAGGCCGATGTGCAATCGCCGGAAACCTATGTCGGCTATCTGCGTTCGCAGAATTTCGTCGATGATGCCGGTGCCGTAAACGACTCCGCTCACGACTACGTCGCGGGGATGCCGAAACTCAACGAGTGGGGTCTTGCCGGCAACTGGACCGTCGGCCCGCAGGAGGCGACTTCGAACAGCGCCGATAGCCGGCTCTATTATCGTTTTCATGCGCGCGATCTGCATCTGGTGCTAGGGCCATCGATGGATGGCAAGCCGGTGCGCTTCCAAGTTACCGTCGATGGCAAGCCGCCGGGCGACAGCCACGGGGTCGATACCGACGCGAACGGCAATGGCGTGGTGGCGGGGCAAAGGCTCTACCAGCTCGTCCGCGAAAGCGGCCCGATATCGGATCATACCTTCGAGATCAAATTCCTCGATCCCGGCGCCCAGGCCTATGCCTTCACTTTCGGCTAA
- the dinB gene encoding DNA polymerase IV, whose translation MNDTSSSPVRKIIHVDMDAFYASVEQRDNPELRGKPLAVGGSAARGVVAAASYEARAFGVHSAMPSVTAKRKCPDLIFVPPRFDVYRTVSQQIREIFAEYTSMIEPLSLDEAYLDVTQNLKGMEIATEIALEIRTRIKQVTGLNASAGISYNKFLAKMASDLNKPNGQAVITPKHGSAFVETLPVKKFHGVGPATAERMRKYGIETGLDLKSKSLAFLQEHFGKAGPYFYGIARGIDERQVKPDRVRKSIGAEDTFAEDIDDLEAATAELRPLAEKVWRYCETGGISAKTVTVKIKYSDFTQATRSRTSSSPVSDVGAVLDIASALLATVHPFTRPIRLLGVTLSSLTNEEDDDRRSQPQLDLGI comes from the coding sequence ATGAACGATACGAGCTCAAGCCCCGTCAGAAAGATCATCCATGTGGATATGGATGCGTTTTATGCGTCGGTAGAACAGCGAGACAATCCCGAACTGCGCGGCAAGCCGCTTGCGGTCGGAGGGTCTGCGGCGCGCGGCGTGGTGGCGGCCGCCAGCTACGAGGCCCGCGCCTTCGGCGTTCACTCGGCTATGCCGTCGGTCACGGCCAAACGGAAATGCCCGGACCTGATTTTCGTGCCGCCGCGCTTCGACGTCTACAGGACGGTGTCGCAGCAGATCCGCGAGATTTTTGCCGAGTATACTTCGATGATTGAGCCGCTGTCGCTTGACGAAGCCTATCTCGACGTTACCCAGAACCTCAAGGGCATGGAAATCGCCACCGAGATCGCGCTGGAGATCCGAACGAGGATCAAGCAGGTCACCGGGCTCAATGCCTCGGCCGGCATTTCCTACAACAAGTTCCTCGCCAAGATGGCAAGCGACCTGAACAAGCCCAACGGCCAGGCAGTGATCACGCCGAAACATGGGTCGGCCTTCGTCGAGACACTTCCCGTCAAGAAATTCCATGGCGTCGGGCCGGCGACAGCCGAACGCATGCGCAAATACGGAATCGAAACCGGGCTTGATCTGAAATCGAAGTCCCTCGCCTTCCTGCAGGAGCATTTCGGAAAGGCTGGCCCTTATTTCTACGGCATCGCCCGCGGCATCGACGAGCGCCAGGTGAAGCCCGACCGGGTACGCAAATCCATTGGCGCAGAGGATACGTTCGCCGAGGATATCGACGATCTCGAGGCGGCAACGGCGGAACTGCGGCCTCTTGCGGAAAAGGTCTGGCGCTACTGCGAAACAGGCGGCATCAGCGCCAAGACGGTGACCGTGAAGATCAAATATTCGGACTTCACCCAGGCGACACGCAGTCGGACAAGCTCCTCTCCGGTCTCCGACGTCGGCGCGGTTCTCGATATAGCGTCGGCGCTTCTGGCAACGGTCCACCCGTTTACAAGGCCAATCCGGCTGCTTGGCGTCACGCTTTCGTCTCTGACGAACGAAGAGGACGACGATAGGAGATCACAGCCTCAGCTCGATCTCGGCATTTGA
- a CDS encoding N-acetyltransferase family protein produces MKQDKTIVVRPSRESDVDAMLAIYRRHIHRGVEAGVDDSDTPQPDDLRERRKNLKDKRFPHVVAIEGEKVVGYAYVVLFRKRPAYRHTVKHSIYVHHDHVGQGVGSLLMRGLIDACAAAGFRQMIGYIDADNAASLALHERFGFVRVGLLPAVAYRYGRWADTVMVQRSLGPGATTQPPPPPLSTR; encoded by the coding sequence ATGAAGCAGGATAAAACAATCGTCGTTCGCCCGTCCCGGGAGAGCGACGTCGATGCCATGTTGGCAATCTATCGCCGCCATATTCACCGCGGCGTCGAGGCCGGGGTTGATGATAGCGACACGCCGCAACCCGACGATCTGCGCGAACGGCGCAAGAATTTAAAGGATAAACGCTTCCCGCACGTCGTTGCGATCGAGGGCGAAAAGGTCGTGGGCTACGCCTATGTGGTGCTGTTCCGCAAACGTCCGGCCTATCGCCACACCGTCAAGCACTCGATCTATGTGCATCACGACCATGTCGGCCAGGGCGTCGGGAGCCTGCTCATGCGCGGGCTGATCGACGCCTGTGCCGCAGCCGGCTTCCGGCAGATGATCGGCTATATCGACGCCGACAACGCGGCCTCTCTCGCCTTGCACGAACGGTTCGGCTTCGTCCGCGTCGGCCTTCTGCCGGCCGTTGCCTATCGTTACGGCCGCTGGGCCGATACCGTGATGGTCCAGCGCTCCCTCGGTCCCGGCGCAACGACGCAACCGCCGCCGCCGCCGCTTTCCACGCGCTGA
- a CDS encoding Orn/Lys/Arg decarboxylase N-terminal domain-containing protein has product MDYFRRFNFLFATPAFDSEDLEGARYNQIVEEIERSGFEVVRARNLEDAEIAVQTDAAIGCMLVDWGKKGLEGKTASLINLMRRRGLEFPIILLIRRKRFEDVPVEVLDFIDGYVFLSEETPAFIAKSLISRLKQYAETLKTPFFGALVDYAEEGNHLWTCPGHNGGIFYSRSPIGRVFMEHLGEAVFRDDLDNSVLDLGDLLTHEGPALAAQKEAAKIFGAEKTYFVLNGTSTSNKVALSALVTDGDLVLFDRNNHKAAHHGALMISGGIPIYLPTTRNLYGLIGPMDFATMDEDALRERIRTHPLVKDPEAYKKPRPFRVAVVEQCTYDGTIHNAEMILKRIGHLCDYILFDEAWAGFMKFHPLYAGRFAMGLSDLGPDAPGIIATQSTHKQLASFSQASQIHMKDRHITGQKRRVEHRRFNESFMQHASTSPFYPLFASLDVGAQMMKGRSGEVLWDDTIRLGIELRKKIRAVRREFEEKEHRPERRWFFEPFVPDRVAIPDVSSPGAVHDVAWESIATDQLATNPAFWHLTPGAAWHGFSGMEPGFAMTDPNKLTLLTPGFDRASGKYTEHGIPAPVVAQYLRENRIVAEKNDLNSLLFLLTPGVEASKAGTLISGLVAFKKLHDDNALLEEAIPEFYRRRPGRYAGVRLRDLCMEMHKFFRQADVSALQTKQFSADHLPPIAMSPHDAARCLVRNDVDYLPIDEIAGRIATTPFVVYPPGIATIVPGERLTEQAKPMIDYLKMFETCFNTFPGFEVEIQGLYREIDASGKIRLYTYVVAE; this is encoded by the coding sequence ATGGATTATTTCAGACGTTTCAACTTTCTGTTCGCAACGCCGGCCTTCGACAGCGAGGATCTGGAAGGCGCCCGCTACAATCAGATCGTCGAGGAAATCGAACGCTCCGGTTTCGAGGTGGTGCGCGCGCGCAATCTCGAAGATGCCGAGATCGCCGTACAGACGGATGCCGCCATCGGCTGCATGTTGGTCGATTGGGGCAAGAAGGGGCTGGAAGGCAAGACGGCATCCCTCATCAATCTGATGCGCCGGCGCGGCCTCGAGTTCCCGATCATCCTGCTGATCCGCCGCAAGCGCTTCGAGGATGTTCCGGTCGAGGTGCTCGATTTCATCGACGGCTACGTCTTCCTCTCCGAGGAGACGCCGGCCTTCATCGCGAAAAGCCTCATTAGCCGGCTCAAGCAGTATGCCGAGACGCTGAAGACGCCATTCTTTGGCGCGCTCGTCGATTATGCCGAGGAAGGCAACCACCTCTGGACTTGCCCCGGACACAATGGCGGCATCTTCTATAGCCGCAGCCCCATCGGCCGGGTCTTCATGGAGCATCTCGGCGAAGCGGTGTTCCGCGACGACCTCGATAATTCCGTGCTCGATCTCGGCGACCTCCTGACCCACGAGGGACCTGCGCTGGCCGCCCAGAAGGAAGCGGCCAAGATTTTTGGCGCCGAAAAGACCTATTTCGTTCTCAACGGCACCTCCACCTCCAACAAGGTCGCGCTCTCGGCGCTCGTTACCGATGGCGACCTCGTGCTGTTCGACCGCAACAACCACAAGGCCGCCCATCACGGCGCTCTGATGATCTCGGGCGGCATTCCGATCTATCTGCCGACCACACGCAACCTCTATGGGCTGATCGGCCCCATGGACTTCGCGACCATGGATGAGGACGCCCTGCGCGAGCGCATCCGCACCCATCCGCTGGTGAAAGACCCGGAAGCCTACAAGAAGCCTCGTCCGTTCCGTGTCGCCGTAGTCGAGCAGTGCACGTATGACGGCACGATCCACAATGCCGAAATGATCCTCAAGCGCATCGGACATCTGTGCGACTACATCCTCTTCGACGAGGCGTGGGCGGGCTTCATGAAGTTTCACCCGCTTTATGCCGGGCGCTTTGCCATGGGTCTTTCGGACCTCGGTCCGGATGCGCCTGGCATTATCGCCACGCAATCCACCCATAAGCAGCTGGCAAGCTTCTCGCAGGCCTCGCAGATCCACATGAAGGACCGGCACATCACCGGCCAGAAGCGCCGCGTGGAGCATCGGCGCTTCAACGAAAGCTTCATGCAGCACGCCTCGACCTCGCCTTTCTATCCGCTGTTTGCCTCGCTCGACGTCGGCGCGCAGATGATGAAGGGCCGCTCGGGCGAAGTACTCTGGGACGACACGATCCGCCTCGGCATCGAGCTGCGCAAGAAGATCCGCGCCGTGCGCCGTGAATTCGAAGAGAAGGAGCATCGCCCCGAGCGCCGCTGGTTCTTCGAGCCTTTCGTGCCGGATCGTGTGGCGATCCCGGATGTGTCGAGCCCCGGCGCGGTGCATGACGTTGCGTGGGAGAGCATCGCCACCGATCAGCTCGCCACCAATCCGGCCTTCTGGCACCTGACGCCCGGCGCGGCATGGCATGGCTTTTCGGGAATGGAGCCTGGTTTTGCCATGACCGATCCGAACAAGCTGACCCTGCTCACCCCCGGCTTCGACCGGGCGAGCGGAAAGTACACCGAGCACGGCATTCCGGCACCCGTGGTCGCGCAATATCTGCGCGAAAACCGAATAGTTGCGGAAAAGAACGACCTCAATTCACTGCTGTTCCTCCTCACTCCTGGCGTCGAGGCCAGCAAAGCCGGCACCCTGATCAGCGGGCTGGTCGCCTTCAAGAAGCTCCATGACGACAACGCGCTCCTGGAGGAGGCAATTCCGGAATTCTATCGACGTCGTCCGGGACGCTACGCCGGCGTGCGGCTTCGCGACCTCTGCATGGAAATGCACAAGTTCTTCCGTCAGGCCGATGTCAGCGCGCTGCAGACCAAGCAGTTCTCCGCCGATCACCTGCCGCCGATCGCCATGTCGCCGCATGATGCCGCGCGCTGCCTAGTGCGCAACGATGTGGATTATCTGCCGATCGACGAGATTGCCGGCCGTATCGCAACCACACCCTTCGTCGTCTATCCTCCGGGGATCGCGACCATCGTGCCGGGAGAGCGGCTGACGGAGCAAGCAAAGCCGATGATCGATTATCTCAAGATGTTTGAAACCTGCTTCAACACCTTCCCCGGCTTCGAGGTGGAGATTCAAGGGCTCTATCGCGAGATTGATGCATCCGGCAAGATCCGGCTCTATACCTACGTCGTCGCGGAATAG
- a CDS encoding NCS2 family permease, producing the protein MTSNTNVGQPGNTSEPRWKTYFRMGERGTNTKTEIIAGMTSFLAAAYLLVVIPSLLSAGGIDRAAATTATILVIIGATLFMALYANMPFVVGPGIGGSVLVGPTMAAVEHIPWQTGLAISFWSSVIFVLLTVLGVRQVIARMVPAQIKLGLGAAIGLFIALLGFKNAGLVDVNAKSHALMLGSFNSGQAIIAVFGIFLAVFLRGRKVPGPILWAILGSTLLGIPLGVTKVPAAFFGAPHGISEIGLRLDFFGALKIEYFPYLFAFFASEFFSTLGTTLAVGAKAGLVDEEGNMADLGKPFLVDSIAATISPLLGIPSATALVESATGAEAGGRTGFASLATAGLFALTLLFTPIALMIPAAATAPALILVGMSMFSALKRVDLENFSDGLSALMMVLLTLVSNSFGTGIAGGLLFYIIVKVLSGEAKQVSIGMYLLAIPLAYYFWTVAAH; encoded by the coding sequence ATGACCTCAAATACGAATGTCGGGCAGCCGGGTAACACGTCTGAACCGCGGTGGAAGACCTATTTCCGCATGGGCGAGCGCGGGACCAATACGAAGACGGAAATCATCGCCGGCATGACGTCCTTCCTGGCGGCCGCCTATCTTCTTGTCGTGATCCCTTCCCTGCTTTCCGCCGGTGGCATCGACCGCGCCGCCGCAACGACTGCCACCATTCTCGTCATCATCGGCGCGACCCTGTTCATGGCGCTCTATGCCAATATGCCCTTCGTGGTTGGGCCGGGCATCGGCGGCTCGGTACTAGTAGGACCGACGATGGCGGCGGTGGAGCACATTCCCTGGCAGACCGGCCTTGCCATCTCCTTCTGGTCGAGCGTCATCTTCGTGCTGCTGACGGTGCTCGGCGTGCGTCAGGTCATCGCCCGCATGGTTCCGGCCCAGATCAAGCTCGGCCTCGGTGCCGCGATCGGATTGTTCATCGCGCTTCTCGGCTTCAAGAATGCCGGTCTCGTCGACGTCAACGCCAAGAGCCACGCGCTCATGCTCGGCTCGTTCAACTCGGGACAGGCGATCATTGCCGTCTTCGGCATCTTCCTCGCCGTCTTTCTGCGCGGGCGCAAGGTGCCGGGACCAATCCTCTGGGCCATTCTGGGCAGCACGCTGCTCGGCATTCCGCTCGGCGTCACCAAGGTGCCCGCCGCATTCTTCGGAGCGCCGCACGGCATCTCCGAAATCGGCCTGCGGCTCGATTTCTTCGGTGCGCTGAAGATAGAATATTTCCCCTATCTCTTTGCCTTCTTCGCATCCGAGTTCTTCTCGACCCTGGGCACGACGCTCGCCGTCGGCGCCAAAGCCGGCCTGGTCGACGAAGAGGGCAACATGGCGGATCTGGGCAAGCCGTTCCTCGTCGATTCGATCGCCGCCACCATCAGTCCCCTGCTCGGCATTCCCTCCGCCACGGCGCTCGTCGAGAGCGCCACCGGCGCGGAAGCCGGCGGTCGCACCGGTTTTGCTTCGCTTGCAACGGCGGGCCTCTTTGCCCTTACCCTGCTCTTTACCCCGATCGCGCTGATGATCCCGGCCGCTGCCACCGCACCGGCTCTGATCCTCGTCGGCATGTCGATGTTCAGCGCGCTGAAGCGCGTCGACCTGGAGAATTTCTCAGACGGTCTTTCCGCCCTAATGATGGTCCTTTTGACCCTGGTCTCCAACAGTTTTGGAACCGGTATCGCTGGAGGACTGCTGTTTTACATCATCGTCAAGGTCTTGTCGGGAGAAGCAAAACAGGTCTCGATCGGCATGTATCTTCTTGCCATCCCGCTTGCCTATTATTTCTGGACCGTGGCTGCTCACTGA
- a CDS encoding adenine deaminase C-terminal domain-containing protein has protein sequence MPNEPHDLHSSELRDRAVRAALGLEPFDVLIIGGALVDVATSETRSADIGLVGPLIASVHPSGTRKDANQIIDASGQFIAPGFIDTHMHVESSMVTPRRYAETVVPQGTTTVCWDPHEIGNVAGLDGIRWALEETRQLPLRFLTLAPSCVPSAPGLELAGAEFRSGEMATMLSWPQISGVAEVMNMRGILERSEPMRGIVEAGLASGKRVCGHARGLEGAELQAFVSAGIQSDHELTSGEDLLAKLRAGLTIELRGSHDYVLPGVIEALKKLPHLPQTLTICTDDVFPDDLVNDGAMSSVLRRLVGYGMKPVDAIRAATLNAAMWLNRYDLGLVAPGRRADIVILSDLEKIVVDRVYASGREVARGGNLIGSSKSVSSDAYRDTVKLTKLSAADFTVTLPGMTEARVNTVVSPRFTKWGEAIVKVEDDKLVLPDNTLLMAVIHRHGRKEPAPVIGILEDWGHWRGALATTISHDSHNLTVFGRDPTDMAAAANAVIEAGGGMATAANGKVTAVLPLPVCGLLSDAPAREVANDFARLRTAADEIADWMPPIRTFKAVVGASLACNPGPHVTDLGLTDGTTQEIRPLLAASRN, from the coding sequence ATGCCGAATGAACCCCATGACCTCCATTCATCCGAGCTGCGCGATCGCGCCGTGCGGGCGGCATTGGGGCTTGAGCCGTTCGATGTACTTATCATCGGCGGGGCGCTCGTCGATGTCGCGACCTCGGAAACGAGGTCGGCCGATATCGGCCTTGTCGGCCCCTTGATTGCGAGCGTTCATCCCTCCGGGACGAGGAAGGACGCAAACCAGATCATCGACGCTTCGGGACAATTCATCGCACCCGGATTTATCGACACGCATATGCACGTCGAAAGCTCGATGGTGACGCCAAGGCGATATGCCGAAACGGTCGTTCCCCAGGGCACGACGACGGTCTGCTGGGACCCGCATGAAATCGGCAACGTCGCCGGCCTCGACGGCATTCGATGGGCGCTTGAGGAAACACGGCAATTGCCGCTGCGCTTCCTGACCCTGGCGCCATCCTGCGTGCCTTCGGCGCCTGGCCTGGAGCTTGCCGGCGCAGAATTCCGCTCAGGCGAAATGGCAACTATGCTGAGCTGGCCGCAGATTTCCGGCGTTGCCGAAGTGATGAACATGCGCGGGATCCTTGAGAGAAGCGAGCCGATGCGCGGCATCGTCGAAGCCGGGCTTGCGAGCGGCAAGCGTGTCTGCGGCCATGCTCGCGGCCTCGAAGGCGCGGAATTGCAGGCCTTCGTATCCGCTGGGATTCAATCCGATCACGAGCTGACCTCGGGCGAGGACCTTCTTGCAAAATTGCGGGCAGGCCTGACCATTGAGCTGCGCGGCTCCCATGATTATGTCCTGCCGGGTGTGATCGAAGCATTGAAAAAGCTGCCGCATCTGCCGCAAACATTGACGATCTGCACCGATGACGTCTTCCCCGACGATCTCGTGAACGATGGAGCGATGTCATCGGTTCTCAGGCGCCTTGTCGGCTATGGCATGAAGCCGGTCGATGCCATCCGCGCCGCCACACTCAACGCCGCCATGTGGTTGAACCGCTATGATCTGGGGCTGGTAGCACCCGGTCGCCGAGCCGATATCGTCATTCTCTCCGATCTCGAAAAGATCGTGGTCGACCGCGTCTATGCATCGGGGCGTGAGGTCGCAAGAGGTGGCAACCTTATTGGAAGCAGCAAGAGCGTGTCCTCGGATGCCTATCGCGACACCGTAAAGCTCACAAAGCTTTCTGCCGCCGACTTCACCGTCACTCTGCCAGGCATGACGGAGGCTCGTGTCAACACTGTTGTCAGCCCGCGATTCACGAAATGGGGCGAGGCGATCGTCAAGGTCGAAGATGACAAGCTCGTCCTGCCTGACAATACGCTTCTGATGGCCGTTATCCATCGTCATGGCAGAAAAGAGCCGGCGCCCGTCATCGGCATACTGGAGGACTGGGGCCATTGGCGCGGTGCTCTGGCAACGACGATATCGCATGACAGCCATAACCTTACCGTCTTCGGCCGCGACCCCACGGATATGGCGGCGGCGGCCAATGCCGTTATCGAAGCCGGCGGCGGCATGGCAACGGCTGCCAATGGTAAGGTCACCGCGGTGCTGCCTCTGCCCGTCTGCGGCTTACTGTCGGATGCGCCCGCACGGGAGGTGGCCAACGACTTCGCCAGGCTGCGCACGGCAGCCGATGAAATCGCCGACTGGATGCCGCCCATTCGCACCTTCAAGGCAGTCGTCGGGGCAAGCCTTGCCTGCAATCCCGGCCCGCACGTTACCGACCTCGGACTGACTGATGGGACGACCCAGGAAATTCGACCGCTTCTGGCTGCAAGCCGAAACTGA